A segment of the Armatimonadota bacterium genome:
TACACTAAATCAAAGAGCATTATTCCTTGTGTATTGCAAAGGACCATATCAACTGCACTGCGGAACTTATCCGGTTTTTGCTTGTAGTCCAGCAGGTATAGACTGCCATACACATTGCTGGCACCGCTAATTGCCTTCATTGAAAGTTGACATGATGCCTCAACGCTTAGGTTTTCATTGCCTTTGGCTGAGCGTGCTTCTTCTCGTGTTACATCAGGGTAGTAGCAGCCTGTGCAAATGTAATCGAAGAGCTCTGCGAAACCTGTTTTATTGTAATCTGCCGTCATCCATTCATAGCCTGGATGGAAATTCTCACTTCCCCAATTGACCCCGACATCAAAATAGGTGTCATACCAGGAGCCAACATAGACTCCGATTTTAATTTTGGGATTAACGGAACGCACAAGGTGCACAGCATCTCTTGCGAAGTCTTTAATTTGCCAAGCCCGCCACTCAAGCCATTCTTTGTAATAGGGTCCGCGGATGATTCTTTCATCATCGCTTATTATGAATATGTCATCTGGCCAGCGGAGGTTTGAAATGCCAATCCATTTTTCAAAAGTTGTCTTGCTGAGGGAGCTAAAATCACCGTAAAGATTTGGATAGCGCATCCTATCGAATACTATGCCATTAATGTTGTAGCGATGGACGATTTCCCTGATAATTCTAAGTTCATATTCTCTTGCCGGACCGATAGGGTTAACAAACACACCGAATGTTTCATGCCTTGAGTCTTGCATGAGCGAGAACTTAGGAGGATTTCCGCCTTCATATGTTATTACTTGCCACTCGGGTTGAGAATATGCAGGACCTCGTTTCCATTTGCGGTGGCCTTCAGAAAAAACATTAATGCAGGCGTGTACTGGAATCCCTGCTGCGTGTCCTTCCTCAATCATTGTTTGCAGAAGGTCGAACGACTGAGGATAAAAATGTCCCTTGACCTCTTTGAGTCTTGGGGCAATTTCGCTAAGATAAAGTACTTCACCGCTGAGAGGTTTGACATCCACTATAATTGTGTTAATTCCCGCCCGGCTGGCTTTTCTTACTACTTCAGCGACGCCTTTTCTGGTTGATAGCTGTATGCTGTTTGCCTCGGCATCACACCACAGTAGCCTTGCTTGCTGTTTTAAGTTGCTCATTGTATCTTTTTGGCCTCCATAGTACAAAAACTTTAAACTAGCAAAGGGATTAGACTATTGACGCCTTTATTTCGGCTTTGCTGCCGATGCGGAAGCAGTTGTACCAGCAGGCCTAATTATCAAAGTGGCAGGGTATGCCGAACCTGAAAGAGGCATCGTTCGAATCGAGACTGTTCTAGTTTTTCCTGCTGGAATAGTAATCTTGTCGAGACAAATTTCTTGAGGAGGTTGGAGAGATTTTATGCGCACCGGCCGCCCATCTACAAAAAATACCCCGCTCGCAATACCGGCTGTCGCTTCGAAAGCGATTTCTACAGTGTGGGATGTCATCAAA
Coding sequences within it:
- a CDS encoding alpha amylase family protein, whose amino-acid sequence is MSNLKQQARLLWCDAEANSIQLSTRKGVAEVVRKASRAGINTIIVDVKPLSGEVLYLSEIAPRLKEVKGHFYPQSFDLLQTMIEEGHAAGIPVHACINVFSEGHRKWKRGPAYSQPEWQVITYEGGNPPKFSLMQDSRHETFGVFVNPIGPAREYELRIIREIVHRYNINGIVFDRMRYPNLYGDFSSLSKTTFEKWIGISNLRWPDDIFIISDDERIIRGPYYKEWLEWRAWQIKDFARDAVHLVRSVNPKIKIGVYVGSWYDTYFDVGVNWGSENFHPGYEWMTADYNKTGFAELFDYICTGCYYPDVTREEARSAKGNENLSVEASCQLSMKAISGASNVYGSLYLLDYKQKPDKFRSAVDMVLCNTQGIMLFDLVYIEDYGWWQILEEVFIDDAIPPHDAND